In a single window of the Orcinus orca chromosome 9, mOrcOrc1.1, whole genome shotgun sequence genome:
- the TEX47 gene encoding testis-expressed protein 47, which produces MSFSARTRKTNKKNFPLECLLMPQVPRSNYLHFQEEKQKLQLKKFLLHRMFLVARVTANIEKKDIAEYYEQLFQSILKHHPGEAVTGLLLIYPNSIVHILESSNGTLYQILLDYLSHEKDETEFFIQGMKIIVTVHNIPTRLFMQWHVSVIKAPVMYLDDVTQSLSLQEVMTEFLIQTHKLVLHLFKTVKVGTKGPGDNLHQVAPELLLPEQIIKYICNSAELMDPETFINMYNKPIHVTLDSEVVWPTPSSF; this is translated from the coding sequence ATGTCCTTCTCAGCCCGTACCCGAAAGACCAACAAAAAGAATTTTCCACTGGAATGTCTTCTAATGCCACAAGTTCCACGTAGTAATTACTTGcattttcaggaagaaaagcaaaaactacaACTAAAGAAATTCCTTCTTCATAGGATGTTCCTAGTGGCCAGGGTAACAgcaaacatagaaaaaaaagatattgctgaatactatgaacaattgtttCAGTCAATTTTGAAACATCACCCAGGAGAAGCAGTGACAGGATTATTGCTCATATATCCTAATTCCATTGTGCATATCCTGGAGTCCTCCAATGGTActctttaccaaattcttttGGATTATCTTAGCCATGAAAAGGATGAAACAGAATTTTTTATCCAAGGAATGAAAATTATAGTCACAGTACACAATATACCAACAAGGCTCTTTATGCAATGGCATGTTTCAGTAATAAAAGCGCCAGTTATGTATCTTGATGATGTGACACAGTCACTGTCCCTACAAGAGGTCATGACAGAATTTCTCATCCAAACCCATAAACTAGTACTCCATCTTTTTAAGACTGTGAAAGTGGGCACTAAAGGACCAGGCGATAATTTGCACCAAGTTGCACCTGAATTACTCCTTCCAGAACAAATAATAAAGTACATATGCAATTCTGCAGAATTAATGGACCCAGAAACTTTCATAAACATGTATAATAAACCCATACATGTCACCTTGGATTCTGAGGTGGTATGGCCCACTCCTTCCAGCTTCTAG